A DNA window from Paenibacillus andongensis contains the following coding sequences:
- the hisJ gene encoding histidinol-phosphatase HisJ produces the protein MLIDYHTHHVRCGHASGELEDYVKRGIEIGLTQLGLSDHMPLLHVDPATYWPEMAMPMEELPRYVEECLHLKEKYKDHIDIRVGLEGDYIEGYETQIAAIIQAYPWDYVIGSVHFLGEWDISDFRQLAGWEGKDIYEVYTQYYEAVKKAVRTGLYDYIGHIDMIKRFGYVPDRDTWELEKAALDIVKECDLAIELNASGLRHPCKEMFPSRRMLEYCHKVGIPLTIGSDAHQPDRLSQYLDEARELLKSVGFNEIATFSARKRHLVTF, from the coding sequence ATGTTGATTGATTATCATACACATCATGTGCGCTGCGGTCACGCCTCTGGGGAACTGGAGGACTACGTCAAACGCGGCATCGAGATCGGGCTCACACAGTTGGGGCTTTCGGATCATATGCCGCTTTTGCATGTGGACCCTGCGACTTATTGGCCGGAAATGGCCATGCCGATGGAAGAGCTGCCTCGCTATGTCGAGGAGTGCCTGCATCTTAAAGAGAAGTACAAAGATCATATTGATATCCGTGTTGGGCTAGAGGGCGATTATATCGAAGGCTATGAGACGCAGATTGCCGCAATCATCCAAGCATACCCTTGGGATTATGTCATCGGTTCCGTCCATTTCCTTGGGGAGTGGGATATTTCCGATTTTAGGCAGCTCGCAGGTTGGGAAGGCAAGGATATTTATGAAGTTTATACCCAATACTACGAGGCAGTGAAGAAAGCAGTCCGCACAGGACTGTATGATTATATCGGTCATATCGATATGATTAAACGATTTGGTTATGTTCCGGATCGGGATACATGGGAGCTGGAGAAGGCGGCACTGGACATTGTGAAAGAATGTGATCTTGCGATCGAGCTGAATGCTTCGGGCTTGCGCCATCCGTGTAAAGAGATGTTTCCGAGCCGCCGAATGCTGGAATATTGTCATAAGGTGGGAATTCCACTCACGATAGGTTCGGATGCGCACCAGCCGGATCGGTTGTCCCAGTATTTGGACGAAGCCAGGGAACTCTTGAAATCCGTTGGATTTAACGAAATAGCCACATTTTCTGCCCGAAAACGACATCTTGTGACTTTTTAA
- a CDS encoding acyltransferase: MRKTDKYPVDGPNALWQIYHTVSKWKAMRNFIFIQITRYSPSLRMKNWIYRHILGMKVGEHTAFALMVMVDVFFPEKIHIGSNTIIGYNTTILAHEYLTNEYRLGDVNIGSHVMVGANTTILPGVTIGDYAIIGAGSVVHKDVAPHSFVAGNPLQTIREKIDEK; this comes from the coding sequence TTGAGAAAAACGGATAAGTATCCGGTAGATGGACCTAATGCTTTATGGCAAATCTATCATACCGTTAGCAAATGGAAGGCGATGCGGAATTTCATATTCATACAAATAACGCGGTACTCGCCTTCGCTGCGTATGAAAAATTGGATCTACCGTCACATCTTGGGGATGAAGGTTGGTGAGCATACCGCTTTTGCTTTGATGGTGATGGTGGATGTCTTTTTTCCAGAGAAGATTCATATTGGGAGCAATACGATTATTGGGTATAACACGACGATATTGGCCCATGAATATTTAACAAATGAGTATAGACTTGGGGATGTAAATATTGGATCGCATGTTATGGTTGGTGCCAATACGACGATCCTGCCTGGGGTGACGATTGGAGACTATGCTATTATTGGAGCGGGTTCGGTTGTGCACAAGGATGTGGCACCACATAGTTTTGTGGCAGGGAATCCACTTCAGACGATTCGTGAAAAAATTGATGAGAAATGA
- the hisB gene encoding imidazoleglycerol-phosphate dehydratase HisB yields the protein MAEQDKGIARTARVARKTNETDITLAFQVDGTGVSEIQTDVPFLNHMLDLFTKHGQFDLNVVAKGDIEIDDHHTVEDIGICLGQTLREALGDKRGIKRYASVFVPMDEALAQVVIDISNRPHFEYRAQYPSQNVGSFDTQLVQEFLWKFALEARITLHVIVHYGQNTHHMIEAVFKALGRALDEATSIDPRVQGVPSTKGVL from the coding sequence ATGGCTGAACAAGATAAAGGGATCGCTCGCACAGCGCGTGTAGCCCGCAAAACGAATGAGACTGACATTACCCTCGCGTTTCAAGTAGATGGAACAGGCGTTTCTGAGATCCAAACTGATGTACCTTTCTTGAACCATATGCTTGATTTGTTCACAAAACACGGACAGTTCGATCTGAATGTCGTCGCTAAAGGCGATATCGAGATCGATGATCATCATACGGTTGAAGATATTGGTATTTGTCTAGGTCAAACCCTTCGTGAAGCACTTGGGGATAAAAGAGGGATTAAACGCTATGCCAGCGTATTCGTTCCAATGGATGAGGCGCTTGCGCAAGTCGTTATTGACATTAGTAACAGACCGCATTTCGAATATCGTGCGCAGTATCCGTCACAAAATGTGGGTAGTTTCGATACGCAGCTTGTTCAAGAGTTTCTGTGGAAGTTTGCTCTAGAAGCTCGTATCACGCTGCATGTTATCGTTCATTACGGACAAAACACGCATCATATGATTGAAGCTGTCTTTAAAGCATTAGGCCGAGCGCTAGATGAAGCAACATCGATTGATCCTCGTGTGCAGGGGGTTCCTTCGACGAAAGGAGTGCTATAG
- the ppaX gene encoding pyrophosphatase PpaX, which translates to MIQTVLFDLDGTIVDTNELIVQSFLHSLEGETAEPVSRELIIPNMGRPLVEQMEFFTGRKEVEEIIKKYRTFNLSKHDELVKEFPNVRTTMAKLHANGIKIGIVTSKIRQTTLMGLKLCGLDTFVSNIVTVEDVKEPKPHPEGIIAALKVLGSTADQAMMVGDSHYDIEAAKNAGVLSVGVSWSWKGRSYLEQYNPDHLIDDMLDLLPIVGLTSDVDVV; encoded by the coding sequence ATGATTCAAACCGTACTGTTTGATCTGGATGGAACGATTGTTGATACGAACGAGCTAATTGTGCAATCTTTCTTGCATAGTTTGGAAGGTGAGACGGCAGAGCCTGTTAGTCGGGAACTCATCATTCCCAATATGGGGCGTCCGCTTGTGGAACAAATGGAATTTTTTACAGGCAGGAAAGAGGTTGAAGAGATCATTAAGAAGTATCGGACCTTCAACTTATCCAAGCATGATGAGCTGGTCAAAGAATTCCCGAATGTACGCACGACGATGGCTAAGCTGCATGCAAACGGGATTAAAATAGGAATCGTAACGAGTAAGATTCGGCAAACCACCCTGATGGGTCTGAAGCTGTGTGGGCTGGATACTTTCGTTAGTAACATCGTGACCGTTGAAGATGTGAAGGAGCCGAAGCCGCACCCGGAAGGTATCATTGCAGCGCTTAAGGTGTTAGGAAGTACTGCGGACCAAGCGATGATGGTTGGAGATAGCCATTACGACATCGAGGCAGCTAAAAATGCGGGAGTCCTATCGGTTGGCGTATCCTGGTCGTGGAAAGGGCGCTCCTACTTAGAGCAATATAACCCGGATCATCTGATCGACGATATGCTTGACTTGCTTCCTATTGTGGGGCTTACGTCGGATGTGGATGTTGTTTGA
- a CDS encoding ribose-phosphate diphosphokinase, which yields MHSDNVKIFSGSSNPKLAERICKELGQPLGQIKLSRFKSGEIYCLYEETIRNCDVFLVQTFSHPINEHMMELLVMMDAAKRASARTINLVIPYYGYSRQERKAAPREPISAKLVADLFSAAGATRVVTIDLHAPAIQGFFNIPVDHLTALDLISDNIKRRNLPNPVIVSPDAGRATTAEKMANILDAPFAMMIKKRPEHNESVITHVIGDVAGRTPIIIEDLIDTGTTIVNVVESLKERGAHDVYICATHPVFSGPALQRLDHPSIKEVIITDSIAIPEGHSDKFNVLSVAPLLSDAIRIINDGGSLSSLFKYGGV from the coding sequence ATGCATAGCGACAATGTTAAAATCTTTTCCGGATCTTCGAATCCGAAGCTTGCGGAACGTATTTGTAAAGAGCTCGGCCAGCCGCTTGGACAAATTAAGCTTTCCCGTTTTAAAAGCGGAGAAATTTACTGTCTTTACGAAGAAACGATTCGTAACTGTGACGTATTCCTGGTACAAACTTTTTCCCATCCGATTAATGAGCACATGATGGAACTTCTGGTCATGATGGATGCCGCGAAAAGAGCTTCTGCAAGAACGATCAACCTTGTCATCCCATACTATGGTTACTCTCGTCAAGAACGTAAAGCTGCTCCGCGTGAGCCGATTTCTGCTAAATTAGTAGCTGACTTGTTCAGTGCAGCTGGTGCAACTCGTGTCGTAACGATTGACCTTCATGCACCTGCGATTCAAGGCTTCTTCAATATTCCGGTGGACCACTTAACAGCGCTTGATCTGATCAGCGATAACATTAAAAGAAGAAATTTGCCTAACCCAGTTATCGTTTCTCCGGATGCTGGACGTGCGACAACGGCTGAGAAAATGGCCAACATTCTCGACGCGCCATTCGCAATGATGATCAAGAAGCGCCCAGAACATAATGAATCGGTGATTACCCATGTCATTGGTGATGTAGCCGGCCGTACGCCGATTATTATCGAGGATCTTATCGATACCGGTACGACGATTGTCAACGTTGTTGAGAGCCTGAAGGAAAGAGGAGCGCATGACGTATATATTTGTGCGACACATCCTGTATTCTCCGGACCTGCCCTGCAGCGCCTAGATCACCCTAGCATTAAGGAAGTCATCATTACGGACTCCATTGCGATTCCGGAAGGACATTCCGATAAATTCAATGTGCTTTCCGTAGCTCCGCTGTTGTCTGATGCGATTCGCATTATCAATGACGGTGGCTCCCTATCCTCCCTCTTCAAATACGGCGGCGTATAA
- the hisIE gene encoding bifunctional phosphoribosyl-AMP cyclohydrolase/phosphoribosyl-ATP diphosphatase HisIE, whose amino-acid sequence MTFSIDQITYDAQGLVPAIVQDAVSKEVLMLAYMNSESLQRTIQTGDTWFWSRSRGELWNKGATSGHTQKVKSLRYDCDADTLLVLVEQVGPACHNGTYTCFTENIPVEGATQEAASAAEGNRFAILGELEAVIASRDAERPEGAYTTYLFEKGVDKILKKVGEETAEVIIAAKNKDNDELRYEASDLIFHLMVLLRNNKLPLDDIMKELANRHVKK is encoded by the coding sequence ATGACATTTTCAATAGATCAGATTACTTATGATGCACAGGGTCTTGTACCTGCCATCGTGCAGGACGCAGTCAGCAAAGAAGTGCTCATGCTTGCTTACATGAATAGCGAGTCATTGCAGCGTACGATTCAAACGGGTGATACTTGGTTCTGGAGCCGTTCCCGCGGGGAGTTGTGGAATAAAGGAGCAACATCCGGTCACACGCAAAAGGTAAAATCACTGCGTTACGACTGCGATGCAGACACGCTGCTGGTTCTCGTGGAACAAGTGGGACCTGCTTGTCACAATGGTACGTATACTTGTTTCACAGAAAATATCCCTGTAGAGGGGGCTACTCAAGAAGCCGCATCTGCCGCAGAGGGCAATCGTTTCGCAATCCTTGGCGAGTTGGAAGCTGTTATTGCTTCGCGTGACGCTGAGCGTCCGGAGGGCGCTTATACAACGTATCTTTTCGAAAAAGGTGTCGATAAGATTCTCAAAAAAGTCGGCGAAGAAACGGCTGAAGTGATTATCGCAGCCAAAAATAAAGACAACGATGAGCTTCGCTATGAAGCGAGTGATCTTATTTTTCACTTAATGGTCCTTTTGCGTAATAATAAGTTGCCTTTGGATGATATTATGAAAGAGCTGGCCAATCGGCATGTCAAAAAATAA
- the hisH gene encoding imidazole glycerol phosphate synthase subunit HisH yields the protein MIAIIDYGMGNLHSVSKAVERLGYEAVVTGDAEQILAAEGAILPGVGAFGDAMEQLRESGLNDVVVRYAESGKPLMGICLGMQLLFASSEEHGDHEGLALLPGSVVRFRGDYKVPHMGWNRLVYKQDASPIFQGIEEGHVYFVHSYHAKPERESDLLAVTDYHQPVTAIVGRDNVYGMQFHPEKSGDIGMKLLNNFLAMCKISK from the coding sequence ATGATCGCAATTATTGATTATGGGATGGGCAATTTACACAGCGTAAGCAAGGCTGTCGAACGTTTAGGTTACGAAGCTGTCGTAACTGGTGACGCTGAGCAGATCCTTGCAGCTGAGGGAGCTATTCTCCCAGGTGTAGGCGCATTCGGGGATGCGATGGAGCAGCTGCGCGAGTCGGGGCTGAATGATGTCGTCGTCCGTTATGCGGAATCAGGTAAGCCATTAATGGGTATTTGCCTTGGCATGCAGTTGTTGTTCGCCAGCAGCGAGGAGCATGGGGATCATGAGGGGCTTGCCCTTTTGCCTGGCTCGGTTGTTCGTTTTCGCGGAGACTACAAGGTGCCGCATATGGGTTGGAATCGATTAGTCTACAAGCAAGATGCGAGTCCGATTTTCCAAGGTATCGAAGAAGGGCACGTGTACTTCGTACACTCCTATCATGCGAAGCCGGAGCGCGAAAGCGACCTGTTGGCGGTAACGGATTACCATCAGCCAGTAACGGCTATTGTAGGCAGAGATAACGTATACGGCATGCAGTTTCACCCCGAAAAAAGCGGGGATATCGGCATGAAGCTGCTAAATAATTTCCTCGCTATGTGTAAAATAAGCAAATAA
- the hisG gene encoding ATP phosphoribosyltransferase: protein MDDILKVAMPKGRIYKQAAKLFHKAGLPIPEDLEEGRRLIIPVHEARMEFILAKPVDVPTYVEYGVADIGVVGKDVLMEENRNVYELLDLGIARCRMSVIGLPDWKQEINPRVATKYPNVASQYFRERGQQVEVIKLNGSIELAPLIGLADRIVDMVETGETLRENGLVEQEEIFQITSRLIANRVSYRMKNESIQRLCDMLQVVLPVMKV from the coding sequence GTGGATGATATTCTAAAAGTAGCGATGCCGAAAGGCCGTATTTATAAACAAGCAGCGAAGCTTTTTCATAAAGCGGGTCTGCCGATCCCAGAAGACCTGGAAGAAGGACGCCGGCTCATCATTCCGGTTCATGAAGCTAGAATGGAATTCATTTTGGCGAAACCGGTGGATGTTCCTACCTATGTCGAATATGGCGTAGCGGATATCGGGGTTGTCGGCAAGGATGTTCTGATGGAGGAGAACCGCAACGTGTATGAGCTGCTCGATCTGGGTATCGCACGCTGCCGGATGTCGGTTATTGGACTGCCGGATTGGAAGCAAGAGATCAATCCGCGCGTTGCGACGAAGTATCCGAACGTCGCTTCTCAGTATTTTCGCGAGCGGGGGCAGCAGGTTGAGGTGATCAAGCTAAACGGCTCTATCGAGCTTGCGCCGCTGATTGGTCTGGCTGACCGTATCGTGGATATGGTCGAAACGGGGGAGACGCTTCGGGAGAACGGACTCGTGGAGCAAGAGGAGATTTTTCAGATTACGAGCCGCTTAATTGCGAATCGGGTGAGTTACCGCATGAAGAATGAGTCCATTCAGCGGTTGTGTGATATGCTGCAGGTTGTTTTGCCTGTGATGAAGGTGTAG
- a CDS encoding ATP phosphoribosyltransferase regulatory subunit: protein MSKPKVFEKPLGVKDYLPEAVTKLRNIEFRVLACMERWGYNQIITPTLEYYDTVGVASSTEDKKLFKLLDRKGKTLVLRSELTAPIARVASSLLKEHAFPLRLSYHSNVFRSIEEEAGRDSEFFQTGVELIGDASSEADAEVVALAIASLQAAGVGTFKIALGHVGFLNGLFQETLDGRSDAQLALKEHLLSRDYVGYREAIKSLALTPEVERELIGVLRLRGGDEICEQARMVSQHPIAQDAIRHLCEVWDVLKAYGVSEHVVIDLTMIGDFSYYTGMTFEGYAADLGFPVCSGGRYDNLLSQFGRPAPATGFALKTNRILEVTGKENVERPGRVLIAYDAEHREEALQLAKAMRSSDGEAIIITQLVSEYKAWSNGLLNKGDGQYELHGTVYSDVITMIDSEV, encoded by the coding sequence GTGTCAAAGCCAAAAGTATTTGAAAAACCGTTAGGGGTTAAAGATTATTTGCCCGAGGCGGTTACGAAGCTGCGAAATATTGAATTCCGTGTATTGGCCTGTATGGAACGCTGGGGTTATAACCAGATCATTACGCCTACACTCGAATATTACGATACTGTTGGTGTTGCGAGCTCCACAGAAGATAAAAAGCTGTTCAAGCTGCTAGATCGTAAGGGAAAGACGCTTGTTTTACGATCTGAATTGACAGCGCCTATTGCGCGTGTAGCTTCTTCTTTGCTCAAGGAACATGCGTTCCCATTGCGATTATCTTATCATTCGAATGTGTTTCGTTCGATTGAAGAGGAAGCTGGGCGGGATTCAGAGTTTTTCCAGACGGGCGTCGAGCTTATTGGAGATGCTTCATCTGAAGCGGATGCTGAGGTGGTAGCATTAGCGATTGCTTCGTTGCAAGCGGCCGGCGTAGGCACATTCAAGATTGCGCTCGGCCATGTAGGCTTCCTGAACGGTTTGTTCCAAGAAACACTAGACGGACGCAGTGATGCACAGCTCGCGCTGAAAGAGCATTTGCTTAGCCGCGATTATGTGGGGTACCGCGAAGCCATTAAGTCGTTGGCGCTTACACCTGAGGTAGAGCGTGAGCTTATTGGCGTGTTGCGACTTAGAGGCGGAGATGAAATTTGCGAGCAAGCTCGTATGGTATCTCAACACCCTATTGCGCAGGATGCGATTCGTCATTTATGCGAAGTATGGGATGTATTGAAAGCCTATGGAGTTAGTGAGCATGTAGTCATTGATTTAACGATGATTGGAGATTTCTCCTACTATACAGGTATGACGTTTGAGGGCTATGCAGCCGATTTAGGCTTCCCGGTTTGCAGCGGCGGCAGATATGATAATCTGCTGAGTCAGTTCGGGCGTCCGGCTCCGGCGACGGGGTTTGCGCTTAAGACGAACCGGATCCTAGAGGTTACAGGCAAAGAGAACGTGGAGCGGCCAGGACGTGTGCTGATTGCCTACGATGCTGAGCATCGTGAAGAAGCGCTGCAGCTGGCGAAGGCTATGCGCAGCAGTGATGGTGAGGCTATCATTATCACACAGTTGGTGAGCGAGTATAAAGCTTGGTCGAACGGATTGTTGAACAAGGGAGACGGCCAGTACGAGCTTCACGGAACGGTCTATAGTGATGTTATTACGATGATTGATTCAGAAGTGTGA
- the hisD gene encoding histidinol dehydrogenase: MRILPASEFQLNREVEYGSPEQNETVRRIIDEVRQDGDAALRRMAQQFDRVTVAELRVSDEEIQAAYAQVDAGFLAALRQAAANIRAFHEKQKRTSWMDLQADGSLLGQIIRPLKRVGLYVPGGKAAYPSSVLMNAIPAIVAGVPEIAMVTPPATAGEEGINPHILVAAAEAGVKEIYRVGGAQAVAALAYGTESIPPVDKIVGPGNIYVALAKRFVFGVVDIDMIAGPTDIVVLADEHADPEYVAADLLAQAEHDEMSPSILVTPSRELAESVRQELWRQLDVLPKKAIASVSTATKGAILLVDNLDEGIDVVNRLAPEHCELLVQEPFNLLPRIENAGAIFLGAYSTEPVGDYFAGPNHVLPTNGTARFSSPLNVDDFLKKSSVIHYSKEALIANGEMIMTLARNEGLEGHARAVEIRLKKEGKLN, from the coding sequence ATGCGGATACTTCCCGCCTCGGAATTTCAATTGAACCGCGAGGTCGAATACGGCTCACCCGAGCAAAATGAGACCGTCCGCCGCATCATCGATGAGGTGCGGCAGGATGGAGATGCCGCGCTGCGGCGCATGGCGCAGCAGTTCGACCGCGTCACCGTCGCTGAGCTTCGCGTCAGCGACGAGGAGATCCAAGCGGCGTACGCGCAGGTCGACGCCGGGTTCCTGGCGGCGCTGCGTCAAGCCGCCGCTAACATTCGTGCGTTTCATGAGAAGCAGAAACGCACGTCGTGGATGGACCTGCAGGCTGACGGCAGCCTGCTGGGCCAAATCATCCGACCGCTGAAGCGGGTCGGATTGTATGTGCCCGGAGGGAAGGCGGCTTACCCTTCCTCCGTGCTTATGAACGCCATCCCCGCGATCGTCGCGGGGGTGCCGGAGATCGCGATGGTGACGCCTCCGGCCACCGCGGGGGAAGAGGGCATCAACCCGCATATCCTCGTGGCAGCAGCCGAAGCGGGTGTGAAAGAGATCTACCGCGTAGGCGGGGCGCAGGCGGTAGCCGCGCTGGCCTACGGCACGGAATCGATCCCGCCGGTCGATAAGATCGTCGGGCCCGGCAACATCTACGTAGCGCTGGCGAAGCGCTTCGTGTTCGGCGTCGTCGATATCGACATGATCGCCGGGCCAACCGACATCGTCGTGCTTGCTGACGAGCACGCCGATCCTGAATACGTTGCGGCCGATTTGCTTGCGCAGGCCGAGCATGATGAGATGTCACCATCGATTCTGGTGACACCTTCGAGAGAGCTTGCCGAATCGGTGCGGCAAGAGCTGTGGCGGCAGCTGGATGTGCTGCCAAAGAAAGCAATCGCCTCTGTGTCCACTGCAACCAAAGGAGCTATACTCCTTGTGGATAACTTGGACGAGGGCATTGACGTTGTCAATCGCTTGGCGCCGGAGCATTGCGAGCTGTTGGTACAGGAGCCTTTTAACCTGCTGCCTCGCATTGAGAATGCAGGAGCTATTTTCCTCGGCGCCTACAGCACGGAACCCGTCGGCGATTATTTCGCTGGACCCAACCATGTACTGCCGACGAATGGCACAGCCCGCTTTTCATCGCCGCTGAATGTGGACGATTTCCTGAAAAAATCTAGCGTTATTCACTATAGCAAGGAAGCATTGATCGCAAACGGCGAAATGATTATGACGCTGGCCCGTAACGAAGGGTTGGAAGGTCATGCAAGAGCGGTAGAGATCCGACTCAAGAAGGAAGGGAAGTTGAACTAA
- a CDS encoding tetratricopeptide repeat protein, producing MEKIKRVSEAPKPKVISINMDAAFFFERAVQSLDRFHYDKALKYFRRAAEYEQDNPVNHCNLAGVLSEMGNYDESNQILQHVLDTIDPEMTECHFYMANNYANMENFEQAEQALVRYLETDPTGQFMDESEEMMEMLSYELERPAPLTSIKSREGLFEHDKARALLEEGKFAEAVRQLEKLVKNQPDFTAARNNLALAYYYMGQFEKAMETIRAVLDIDAGNLHALCNMAIFHQHFGNKEELAELTALLCKTFPFQQDHVFKLATTMGILSEHEKAYHLFKRLLKAGDGTADPCLYHYAAVAASHIGRFGEAYRYWKQAEKLDPGAEISKFYLEQLRSREKAEGPLTWSYHYHLPFEEQFKVLEKSTQGIPDQLKKDPLVRSSFFWALRHGDIETKLQVIQAFGLIADNEVRDALQDFILDRQEDDYLKKVAIFVLRSMGIRESLPAYLENKEIMVEASPYSPHLPIWDAKWQSVMETALSHMHKRYDMVQQYDLEILWVEFLTKIYPAVPKIHKSEGWAAALEYLIAKMHRRAISYQEVSTRYGVTVSTVSRNVKLIDDTCGLREKMEAIFNKFTSI from the coding sequence ATGGAAAAGATTAAGCGTGTGTCCGAAGCGCCAAAGCCTAAAGTTATCTCAATTAACATGGATGCCGCATTCTTTTTCGAGAGAGCGGTTCAATCTTTGGATCGGTTTCATTATGATAAGGCATTGAAATATTTCCGGCGAGCTGCAGAGTATGAGCAGGATAATCCTGTGAATCACTGCAATCTCGCAGGAGTTCTCTCCGAAATGGGCAATTATGACGAGTCGAACCAAATTCTGCAGCATGTCCTTGATACGATCGATCCCGAGATGACGGAATGTCACTTTTATATGGCAAACAACTATGCCAACATGGAAAATTTCGAGCAGGCCGAACAAGCGTTAGTTCGATATTTGGAGACTGACCCCACAGGTCAATTCATGGATGAGTCCGAAGAAATGATGGAAATGCTGAGCTACGAGCTTGAACGTCCCGCCCCTCTCACTAGCATTAAGAGTCGAGAAGGGCTCTTCGAGCATGATAAAGCCCGTGCGCTTCTCGAAGAGGGGAAATTCGCTGAAGCTGTGAGGCAGTTAGAGAAATTGGTGAAGAATCAGCCTGATTTCACAGCTGCGCGCAACAATCTGGCCCTTGCATATTACTATATGGGTCAGTTTGAGAAGGCGATGGAAACGATTCGTGCGGTGCTCGACATTGATGCCGGAAATCTGCATGCGCTGTGTAATATGGCCATTTTCCATCAGCATTTCGGTAACAAGGAGGAGTTAGCTGAGCTAACCGCTCTATTGTGCAAGACGTTTCCTTTTCAGCAGGATCATGTGTTCAAGCTTGCTACAACGATGGGTATCCTTTCTGAGCATGAGAAGGCATACCACTTGTTTAAGCGTCTGCTTAAAGCAGGAGACGGGACAGCAGACCCTTGCCTCTATCATTATGCAGCGGTAGCAGCCAGTCATATCGGTCGATTCGGCGAAGCTTACCGTTATTGGAAGCAAGCCGAGAAGCTAGATCCCGGTGCCGAAATCTCTAAGTTTTACTTGGAGCAGCTGCGCTCACGCGAGAAGGCAGAAGGGCCGCTAACTTGGAGCTATCACTATCATCTGCCCTTCGAAGAGCAGTTTAAGGTGTTGGAGAAATCCACGCAAGGAATCCCGGATCAATTGAAGAAAGATCCGCTAGTCCGATCCTCTTTCTTCTGGGCTCTGCGTCATGGTGATATCGAAACGAAGCTGCAGGTGATTCAAGCGTTCGGTTTAATTGCTGATAATGAAGTGAGAGATGCTTTGCAGGATTTCATCTTAGATCGTCAAGAAGATGACTACTTGAAGAAAGTCGCGATTTTCGTGCTTCGCAGTATGGGGATCCGAGAGTCACTTCCCGCCTATCTGGAGAACAAAGAGATTATGGTAGAGGCCTCTCCTTATTCGCCGCATTTGCCCATTTGGGATGCCAAATGGCAGAGTGTGATGGAAACGGCGCTGTCGCATATGCACAAGCGCTATGACATGGTTCAACAGTATGATTTGGAAATTCTATGGGTTGAATTTTTGACGAAAATTTACCCGGCAGTGCCTAAGATTCATAAATCTGAGGGCTGGGCAGCAGCGTTAGAATATTTGATCGCCAAAATGCATCGCCGAGCTATTTCCTATCAGGAAGTATCTACGCGCTATGGCGTTACAGTCTCAACAGTAAGCCGCAATGTAAAGTTAATTGATGACACATGTGGTTTGCGTGAGAAAATGGAAGCTATTTTCAATAAATTCACGAGTATTTGA
- the hisF gene encoding imidazole glycerol phosphate synthase subunit HisF — MLAKRIIPCLDVKDGRVVKGVNFVNLRDAGDPVELAAIYDKEGADELVFLDISASVEGRATMVEVVRQTAGEITIPFTVGGGISSVDDMKRLLRAGADKIGINTAAVRNPQLVSDGARKFGSQCIVVAIDAKFNAEWGEWEVFTHGGRNATGIKTLEWAKRMEELGAGEILLTSMDADGTKDGFDLKLTRAVSELLTIPVIASGGAGKSAHFYDVFTEGKADAGLAATIFHYKELTIQGVKDDLKGKGVEIR; from the coding sequence ATGTTAGCCAAAAGAATTATTCCTTGCCTGGACGTCAAGGATGGCAGGGTGGTAAAGGGCGTTAATTTCGTTAATTTGCGCGATGCAGGCGATCCGGTGGAGCTGGCAGCGATTTACGATAAAGAGGGCGCGGATGAGCTGGTGTTCCTCGATATTTCGGCTTCAGTGGAAGGACGGGCGACGATGGTAGAGGTTGTCCGACAAACGGCAGGGGAGATTACGATCCCTTTCACCGTTGGGGGCGGCATCTCCAGTGTAGACGACATGAAACGCCTGCTTCGCGCCGGAGCGGATAAGATCGGTATTAACACAGCGGCGGTTCGCAATCCTCAGCTTGTTTCGGATGGAGCTCGGAAGTTCGGTTCCCAGTGTATTGTCGTTGCTATTGACGCGAAGTTTAATGCAGAGTGGGGCGAGTGGGAAGTGTTCACGCACGGCGGACGCAACGCCACCGGCATCAAGACGTTGGAGTGGGCGAAACGTATGGAAGAGCTAGGTGCAGGAGAAATTTTGCTGACCAGCATGGATGCAGACGGGACGAAAGACGGCTTTGATTTGAAGCTAACGCGTGCTGTGTCTGAGCTGCTCACGATTCCTGTGATTGCTTCCGGTGGAGCGGGCAAATCGGCGCATTTCTACGATGTATTTACGGAAGGTAAAGCCGATGCAGGGCTGGCGGCAACTATTTTTCACTATAAAGAGTTAACGATTCAAGGGGTCAAAGACGACCTTAAAGGTAAAGGGGTTGAAATCCGATGA